A DNA window from Verrucomicrobiota bacterium contains the following coding sequences:
- a CDS encoding ComEC/Rec2 family competence protein: MRRPLLGLSLCFSLGILCEEIFQSGVWMVCLTTILFLAGYFLLRRKGMVSVVLLYLSVVSLGAFRLAVNELPPRQNHLLHMIHGNSPWVSCEGVIVSDPEIRVLKSNNRESIRELQKKTSFTLRVETITQFGNTLPASGYLKVIVRNTRDGKLFYGDKVKLRGKLNPTPIQKNFYLFDYSTWLKRQGIFHVLSVEDLDNVILCAHNKGFFLTSLGYKLRANINKSLRLGLENETELSSVLSGMILGYRDEIPANISEEFQRTGTFHILAVSGQNLTFLAFVFIVILRSFGLSKWRCGYVVLPVLVLYCASVGWQPGCLRAFWMAAVVIGAWMMIRPFDLLNALGCAALITLGWNPQELFDLGFQFSFSVVLCLIILTPWVWDKIKGFFEPDPFLIRELISHKDRLWKYGAGGVIQMTISSGVAWIASLPFTLYYFHTFAPITVLANMFIIPMATIILSLGLISFLGSFIHPWIALLYNNANYLFIKILLVGIHFFSTIPGGCIYLSFDAQKIPKNAFILHCLEAGNSQSYILQTEKSVYVIDTGNENCARFITIPYLKALGVNRVDGLILSHADAQHTGGAVYFLKNFPVDQIWMNDFDGKSSVYNKTVGKIMSGTIPVVMGRKDARIILGEAGVLEIIYPPLPENPQRSDQSCPLVLIRSGQESLLMTFDLAESAILHFLQSGEECYMGNIQWIICGFDQKEKRFPAELVRLTKAKGIIFSSAKPDELVKVQIPEVKIINTDYRGGAQIIYNNGFSIQCKSPNTTE; the protein is encoded by the coding sequence ATGAGACGTCCTCTCTTGGGCTTATCACTTTGTTTTTCCCTCGGGATACTTTGTGAGGAAATATTCCAATCAGGGGTTTGGATGGTTTGTCTCACGACGATTCTTTTTCTCGCCGGCTATTTTTTATTAAGGCGTAAGGGCATGGTTTCAGTTGTGCTTTTATATTTGTCCGTCGTCAGCCTTGGAGCATTCCGTTTAGCCGTCAATGAGTTACCACCCCGTCAAAATCATCTGCTTCATATGATCCATGGTAATTCGCCCTGGGTATCTTGTGAGGGGGTTATTGTGAGTGACCCTGAAATCAGGGTATTGAAATCAAATAATCGAGAGAGTATTCGTGAATTACAGAAAAAGACTTCTTTTACCCTTAGGGTAGAGACTATTACCCAGTTCGGAAATACGCTTCCTGCCAGCGGTTATCTGAAAGTGATCGTTAGGAATACGAGGGATGGAAAGTTATTCTATGGTGACAAGGTGAAGTTACGGGGAAAACTTAATCCAACACCAATACAAAAGAATTTCTATCTTTTTGATTATTCCACTTGGCTAAAAAGACAGGGTATTTTCCATGTCCTGTCGGTAGAAGATTTGGACAATGTGATCCTGTGTGCTCATAATAAGGGTTTTTTCTTAACATCGCTCGGGTATAAATTGCGGGCTAACATAAATAAATCACTGCGGTTAGGTCTGGAAAATGAAACAGAGCTGTCTTCAGTCTTATCGGGGATGATCCTTGGGTATCGAGATGAGATTCCTGCCAATATTTCAGAGGAGTTCCAGAGGACAGGAACATTTCATATCTTGGCCGTGAGCGGGCAGAATCTTACATTTTTGGCATTTGTATTTATTGTGATTTTACGTTCGTTTGGCTTGTCAAAATGGAGATGTGGATACGTGGTTCTGCCTGTGCTGGTCCTTTATTGCGCGAGTGTTGGTTGGCAACCCGGTTGTCTGAGGGCTTTTTGGATGGCTGCGGTGGTCATTGGTGCGTGGATGATGATCAGGCCATTCGACCTTTTAAATGCCTTGGGATGTGCAGCATTAATCACACTTGGATGGAACCCTCAAGAACTTTTTGACTTAGGCTTTCAATTTTCTTTTTCAGTGGTTCTTTGCCTGATTATATTAACCCCATGGGTGTGGGATAAAATTAAAGGCTTTTTTGAACCTGACCCCTTTTTAATTCGTGAATTAATTTCCCATAAAGACCGGTTATGGAAATATGGGGCTGGAGGGGTTATACAAATGACAATCTCTTCGGGGGTTGCATGGATAGCCTCTCTACCATTTACGCTGTACTATTTTCATACATTTGCACCAATCACTGTATTGGCTAACATGTTCATCATTCCCATGGCGACAATAATTTTATCCTTGGGATTAATCTCTTTTCTGGGGAGTTTTATTCACCCGTGGATTGCCTTACTTTATAATAATGCTAATTATCTTTTTATCAAAATCCTCCTTGTCGGTATTCACTTTTTCTCCACGATCCCTGGAGGGTGTATCTATTTATCCTTTGATGCCCAGAAAATTCCTAAAAATGCATTTATCCTTCACTGTTTGGAAGCGGGTAATTCCCAGAGTTATATCCTCCAGACAGAGAAAAGTGTTTACGTCATTGACACAGGTAACGAGAATTGTGCCCGGTTTATAACGATTCCTTATCTGAAAGCACTTGGAGTTAACCGTGTCGATGGATTGATCTTATCCCATGCGGATGCACAACATACAGGAGGGGCGGTCTATTTTTTGAAAAATTTCCCAGTGGATCAAATTTGGATGAATGATTTTGATGGGAAATCAAGTGTCTATAACAAGACGGTAGGGAAAATAATGTCAGGCACAATTCCTGTGGTGATGGGCCGGAAGGATGCGCGGATTATATTAGGGGAAGCCGGTGTACTTGAGATTATTTATCCACCACTACCCGAAAATCCTCAAAGATCGGATCAAAGTTGCCCTCTGGTCTTGATTCGAAGTGGTCAAGAGTCTCTCCTCATGACTTTTGATTTGGCAGAAAGTGCTATTCTACATTTTTTACAATCAGGGGAGGAATGTTATATGGGGAATATTCAATGGATCATTTGTGGCTTTGATCAAAAAGAAAAAAGATTCCCTGCAGAGTTAGTCAGATTAACCAAAGCAAAAGGAATTATTTTCAGTTCTGCCAAGCCGGATGAATTAGTGAAAGTACAAATACCCGAGGTCAAAATCATTAATACAGATTACCGGGGTGGAGCCCAAATCATCTATAACAATGGATTTTCTATTCAGTGTAAATCACCCAATACTACTGAATAG
- the thiD gene encoding bifunctional hydroxymethylpyrimidine kinase/phosphomethylpyrimidine kinase: MKQVALTVAGSDNSAGAGIQADLKTFSACGVFGTTAITCIVSENPDRVVGIQAVKASLVASQIATAREYFKIQAVKTGMLYERGIIDAIIPEIAKLNSPLIVDPVMVATSGAVLLKKDALNAICTKIIPMASLVTPNLNEAELLLSRKIQSLEDAKGAVVSLVERFGVPFLLKGGHLKSRDATDILYDGKVLSEFSAPFIRGIHTHGTGCTYSAAICAGMARGMNLEEAVGFGKKYITGALKNILRWPRKRFALNHFWSP; this comes from the coding sequence ATGAAGCAAGTTGCTTTAACAGTCGCTGGTTCGGATAATAGTGCCGGTGCGGGCATCCAAGCCGATTTAAAAACTTTTTCGGCATGTGGTGTCTTTGGCACTACTGCCATCACATGTATTGTGTCTGAGAATCCCGACCGTGTGGTGGGAATTCAGGCTGTTAAAGCATCCCTTGTAGCCTCCCAAATTGCCACGGCAAGGGAATATTTTAAGATTCAGGCAGTCAAAACGGGCATGTTATATGAGCGTGGGATTATTGATGCCATTATTCCTGAAATTGCTAAACTCAATAGCCCGCTAATTGTCGATCCGGTCATGGTGGCTACAAGTGGGGCTGTTCTTTTAAAGAAAGACGCCCTTAACGCTATTTGTACAAAAATAATTCCAATGGCATCATTGGTTACCCCAAACCTAAATGAGGCCGAACTTTTACTTTCAAGAAAAATTCAATCTTTAGAAGATGCCAAGGGGGCGGTTGTGTCTCTCGTTGAAAGATTTGGTGTGCCATTCCTTCTAAAGGGGGGGCATCTTAAGTCGAGAGATGCGACCGATATCTTATATGATGGGAAGGTTCTTTCTGAGTTTTCCGCACCTTTTATCAGGGGCATCCATACACATGGGACCGGTTGCACATATTCGGCAGCTATTTGTGCCGGTATGGCCCGGGGAATGAATCTAGAGGAAGCTGTCGGGTTCGGTAAAAAATATATAACCGGGGCTTTGAAGAATATCCTTCGCTGGCCACGAAAACGGTTTGCGTTAAATCATTTTTGGTCGCCATGA
- a CDS encoding ApaG domain, producing MSEPIELKELYVTIDRIIYSPQLQAPTEKPYPFIYFITIHNQSDRKVTIKGRKWVVTDETGDKLIVEGDGVVGQTPEIASGESFSYNSYHTIACDSIAEGAYIGLDEFGQRIITRIPKFKLEVPHKS from the coding sequence GTGTCAGAACCCATAGAACTCAAAGAGCTTTACGTAACAATCGATCGTATCATCTATTCTCCCCAGCTACAGGCTCCTACCGAAAAACCTTATCCCTTTATCTATTTTATCACGATCCATAATCAATCGGACAGAAAGGTGACAATCAAAGGCCGCAAGTGGGTTGTCACAGATGAGACTGGTGACAAACTGATCGTCGAAGGGGACGGGGTCGTCGGGCAGACACCTGAAATCGCTTCCGGGGAGAGTTTCTCGTATAATAGCTACCATACCATCGCCTGCGATAGTATCGCAGAGGGTGCTTATATCGGACTTGATGAATTCGGACAAAGAATCATTACACGTATTCCGAAATTCAAACTTGAAGTCCCGCACAAGTCGTGA
- a CDS encoding phytoene/squalene synthase family protein — protein MKTTSFLIGPLLKSVSRSFYLTLRILPPAMREPVSLAYLLARATDTIADTKVIPLEKRRDYLRILNLSIRNQSVEPLLGNIKEDLLPHQSSEGEKILLGNLQECILLLQTQTSFDKEQIVNVLNIICSGQDLDLERFSAPPMEIPSLQTPDELQDYTYRVAGCVGEFWTKMCIHHIEDSKVWNPDETILRGIHFGQALQLTNILRDLPRDLLNGRCYLPNSQLKDIGVTPKELLNAEKFEILRPLYFQWLALAESYYDDAWTYTLQYPKRQWRMRLACAWPILIGVRTLRKLKSDTNNPLDPYHRIKVSRFNVWMILISSSLCVFSNRLFKSLYKD, from the coding sequence GTGAAGACCACGTCCTTTCTGATAGGCCCCCTGCTTAAAAGTGTTTCACGGTCTTTCTATCTGACACTCCGGATCCTACCGCCTGCCATGAGGGAACCCGTCAGTCTAGCTTACCTCTTGGCCCGGGCTACCGATACGATTGCGGACACAAAAGTTATCCCCCTTGAAAAAAGACGGGATTATCTCAGGATTTTGAATTTATCGATCCGAAATCAGTCCGTGGAACCGTTACTGGGAAATATCAAAGAAGACCTACTCCCCCATCAAAGTTCCGAAGGCGAAAAAATATTACTGGGCAACCTTCAAGAGTGTATCCTGCTCCTCCAAACCCAAACTAGCTTTGACAAAGAGCAAATTGTCAACGTCTTGAATATTATCTGCTCTGGCCAGGATCTTGACCTCGAACGTTTTTCTGCTCCGCCCATGGAAATACCCTCTCTCCAAACGCCTGACGAGCTTCAAGACTATACCTACCGTGTAGCTGGGTGTGTCGGAGAATTCTGGACAAAGATGTGTATCCACCACATAGAGGACTCTAAGGTATGGAATCCTGATGAAACCATTTTACGCGGCATTCATTTTGGTCAGGCATTACAGTTAACCAATATCTTACGCGATCTGCCTCGGGACCTATTAAATGGACGTTGTTACCTTCCTAATAGTCAATTAAAAGATATCGGGGTAACCCCAAAAGAATTGCTCAATGCTGAAAAGTTTGAAATACTCAGGCCTCTCTATTTCCAATGGCTGGCCTTAGCAGAATCTTACTATGATGATGCATGGACTTATACACTCCAATACCCAAAGCGTCAGTGGCGTATGCGCCTAGCCTGCGCTTGGCCTATACTCATCGGGGTACGAACATTACGTAAGCTTAAATCAGATACAAACAATCCGTTAGACCCCTATCATCGTATTAAAGTTTCCCGCTTTAATGTCTGGATGATCCTGATTAGTTCCTCCCTCTGTGTTTTTTCAAACCGCCTCTTTAAGTCCTTATATAAAGACTAA
- a CDS encoding FHA domain-containing protein: protein MATKVKEKLYKVFAQEFDIFMPKLVVTNTEFKDREFELKDESISIGRLEDNQIELPESSLSSHHALFNRHESGNFILKDNSSTNGTYLNGDKLLSEKLLKNGDKMRFGQMLCDYVSEIPSPATEEPSKVQDTAQNKKTNKSDSDSPKAPQDTQSTVSPSHTASPPASTFKGLKKEKSPMTVINIVLIFIAGLFVAVTLARLMGIL from the coding sequence TTGGCCACTAAAGTAAAGGAAAAGCTTTACAAGGTTTTCGCACAAGAGTTTGATATCTTCATGCCTAAGCTTGTGGTGACAAATACTGAATTCAAAGATAGGGAATTTGAACTTAAAGATGAAAGTATTTCCATAGGACGTCTGGAAGATAACCAGATTGAATTACCCGAATCCTCGCTTTCCAGTCATCATGCTCTTTTTAACCGCCACGAATCCGGCAATTTCATTCTGAAGGATAATTCTTCTACAAATGGAACATATTTGAACGGCGACAAACTTTTATCGGAGAAACTGCTCAAAAACGGGGATAAAATGCGTTTCGGCCAGATGTTATGTGACTATGTTTCGGAAATTCCAAGTCCCGCTACAGAAGAACCTTCAAAAGTACAAGATACTGCACAAAATAAAAAAACGAATAAATCTGACAGCGACTCCCCTAAAGCGCCGCAAGATACACAATCTACTGTTTCACCAAGCCATACTGCATCCCCACCTGCCAGTACTTTTAAGGGACTTAAAAAAGAAAAAAGCCCTATGACCGTCATTAATATAGTCCTTATATTTATTGCAGGATTATTTGTTGCGGTCACCCTCGCTCGTTTAATGGGAATACTATAA
- a CDS encoding adenylate/guanylate cyclase domain-containing protein has product MNACLHLDGTQDYPLHGAVSIGRQPENIICLDSPKVSRRHALIHPQDGQDYWLVDLGSSNGTFLNGKRLQQPSQLNSGDVIGIGDSQILFQKEDSESTHAAAGVEYDRTLCEVMNKNCWLLLLDIIGFTELSQSTNPDELSKMMGKWMLSCSGLIESHGGSVNKYLGDGVLAFWTDGPDQVGKIQGLLNEFVVYKNESPLPFRVVFHYGKVIFGGRLATGEESILGPELNLIFRIEKVSSSLRREMICTESFREMAGINDRTEDMGEHILKGFSKPCRVYAILG; this is encoded by the coding sequence ATGAATGCCTGCCTTCATCTCGATGGAACACAAGATTATCCCTTGCATGGTGCGGTATCCATCGGGCGACAGCCTGAGAATATTATCTGTTTGGATAGTCCGAAAGTTTCGCGTAGGCATGCCTTAATCCATCCTCAAGATGGGCAGGATTATTGGTTGGTGGATCTTGGCTCAAGTAATGGCACCTTTTTGAATGGGAAACGGTTACAACAGCCTTCACAGTTGAACTCCGGGGATGTGATCGGGATTGGAGATTCACAGATATTATTCCAAAAAGAAGACAGTGAGTCTACTCATGCCGCTGCTGGAGTAGAGTATGACCGTACACTTTGTGAAGTGATGAATAAAAATTGTTGGCTTTTACTTTTGGATATTATTGGATTTACCGAGCTTAGCCAGAGCACAAATCCTGACGAACTATCAAAAATGATGGGTAAATGGATGCTCTCCTGTAGTGGTCTGATTGAAAGTCATGGAGGAAGTGTAAATAAATATTTAGGGGACGGGGTATTAGCTTTCTGGACTGATGGCCCTGATCAAGTCGGGAAAATACAAGGTCTCTTGAATGAATTTGTCGTGTATAAAAATGAAAGCCCTTTGCCATTCAGGGTCGTTTTTCATTATGGGAAAGTCATTTTCGGTGGTCGTCTCGCGACCGGTGAAGAGTCGATTTTAGGGCCGGAGTTAAATCTCATATTCCGTATCGAAAAGGTTTCTTCCTCTCTGAGGAGGGAGATGATCTGTACAGAAAGTTTCCGCGAGATGGCAGGGATTAATGATAGGACGGAAGATATGGGAGAACATATTTTGAAAGGTTTCTCCAAACCCTGCCGGGTGTATGCCATTTTGGGGTAG
- a CDS encoding UDP-N-acetylglucosamine diphosphorylase — MTFNPEDFFDLNDFDHKRVFDGCNDVWDVLNQIVPYLTNNFKPSLLNEAVGFPYIDNNVSIGKGTIVEDGAMIKGPAIIGEHCEIRHGAYIRGNVIIGNHCVVGNSCEVKNSILLNHVDIPHYNYVGDSVLGNYSHLGAGAICSNLKLDKTNIILRDGEREIQTGLRKFGLILGDRAQVGCNCVLNPGSVIGKDSLIYSGVQWRGVLDSGKVVKFKIDYDIVERKLK; from the coding sequence ATGACATTTAACCCTGAAGATTTTTTTGATCTAAATGATTTTGATCATAAACGTGTTTTTGATGGGTGTAATGATGTCTGGGATGTATTAAATCAAATCGTCCCATATCTGACAAATAATTTTAAACCTAGCCTATTGAATGAAGCAGTTGGATTTCCCTATATTGATAATAATGTATCGATAGGAAAAGGGACAATTGTGGAAGATGGTGCGATGATTAAGGGGCCAGCAATTATCGGGGAGCATTGTGAAATCCGGCACGGGGCTTATATAAGGGGCAATGTCATTATTGGTAACCACTGTGTGGTCGGAAACTCATGTGAAGTCAAAAATTCCATCCTCTTGAACCATGTGGATATTCCCCATTATAACTATGTCGGGGATTCTGTATTGGGAAATTATTCCCATTTGGGGGCAGGAGCAATTTGCTCGAATCTAAAACTTGATAAGACGAATATTATCTTACGGGACGGCGAACGTGAGATTCAGACGGGCTTAAGGAAATTTGGGCTCATTTTGGGGGATCGGGCTCAGGTCGGTTGTAATTGTGTGTTAAACCCCGGTTCTGTCATTGGAAAAGATTCGTTAATTTATTCCGGTGTGCAATGGCGGGGAGTGTTGGATTCCGGTAAGGTTGTTAAATTCAAAATAGACTATGATATTGTCGAACGGAAATTAAAATGA
- a CDS encoding tetratricopeptide repeat protein, giving the protein MKQYLNRSSIGAIVAIILTTLAYLSSLTNSFVYDDFDYIIDNPIVKATETSFQEILTSSYPPHHPEQNLYRPVVTVSYLLDKTFWGISGNPGQDITYFHLSNLAFHLAVVLLLYFLILSLPPVKGARSREMIATLCATFYGVHPVTTEAVAWVSGRAEIISALFCLTALVLLVYAIRQGTRGFPFLFGSWVSFFFALLSKENALVLPIIAILIIFWLGMYEKVEWKKIWIAPAGLIILAFLYYSSRSSIFKGLPMQEQAYVGVVDSFTRILVACKVLVRYLWLIVFPYGQSVFHEVEVEKLISSFSLFILLGLSVTAVIYRKKAPWFLFGLIFFFVAILPVSNLLIPIGAVMAERFLYFPLVGVTLALAFCLGTAQKKVTGWIVLILGLVIIHHMIKTGLRNLDWKNDTTLWSAALKVYPGSFLTHAQYGFAEAANGKMPEAYQSLEKASILLAAQPPVFREKFGPKINRKMKEIVAGMSEKPDSTDLIKIHEIARAGKLGEAAILYAAYLDKNPASLSAYQAMIDCLMRLGAFKEAAYELQKLIRLTPKNGILYGKLGYCYGQMSKFSLARMNYRKALELNSSDSVSFANLGILEMRSGQYPLAIVYFREAVKLQPDNPDFLCNLAACEVALGRTDEAKAILRQLLAKNPTYQPAKEMIKSLKK; this is encoded by the coding sequence ACGATTTTGATTACATTATCGATAATCCTATCGTGAAAGCCACGGAGACGAGTTTTCAAGAAATCCTTACATCATCATATCCTCCCCATCATCCCGAACAAAATCTTTATCGTCCGGTCGTTACAGTCAGCTATTTGTTAGACAAGACATTTTGGGGAATCAGTGGAAATCCTGGGCAGGATATTACCTATTTCCATCTGAGTAACCTTGCTTTTCATCTAGCGGTAGTGTTGCTGCTCTATTTTCTAATCCTGTCATTGCCTCCAGTTAAAGGGGCGCGATCACGGGAAATGATTGCGACGTTATGTGCTACCTTCTATGGCGTACACCCGGTTACCACCGAGGCAGTCGCCTGGGTTTCCGGCCGCGCAGAGATTATATCCGCCTTATTTTGTTTGACTGCATTGGTCTTACTTGTGTACGCGATCAGGCAGGGGACGCGGGGATTCCCGTTTTTATTCGGCTCATGGGTGTCATTTTTCTTTGCCCTGTTATCAAAGGAAAATGCCCTTGTATTACCAATAATAGCCATTCTCATTATTTTTTGGTTGGGAATGTATGAAAAGGTCGAATGGAAAAAAATATGGATCGCCCCCGCTGGTTTAATCATATTAGCGTTTCTTTATTATTCGAGTCGTTCTTCAATATTCAAAGGCCTCCCGATGCAAGAACAGGCCTACGTCGGGGTGGTCGATTCGTTCACGAGGATTTTAGTCGCATGTAAAGTGCTGGTGCGATATCTCTGGTTGATTGTATTTCCCTATGGTCAGTCGGTATTCCATGAGGTGGAAGTCGAAAAATTGATTAGTTCTTTCTCGCTTTTTATCCTATTAGGATTGTCTGTAACAGCCGTTATCTATCGGAAAAAAGCCCCTTGGTTTTTATTCGGATTGATCTTTTTCTTTGTGGCAATCCTGCCAGTGAGCAATTTGCTCATCCCCATTGGTGCTGTAATGGCTGAAAGATTTTTATATTTTCCACTGGTCGGGGTCACCTTGGCTTTGGCGTTTTGCCTAGGAACCGCTCAAAAGAAGGTTACAGGGTGGATTGTGCTTATATTGGGACTGGTGATTATCCATCACATGATCAAGACGGGTTTGCGGAACCTTGACTGGAAGAATGACACCACGTTGTGGTCTGCGGCCCTAAAGGTATATCCGGGGAGCTTTTTGACTCATGCCCAATATGGATTTGCGGAGGCCGCCAACGGGAAGATGCCGGAGGCTTATCAATCCCTCGAAAAAGCAAGCATTCTTCTCGCTGCGCAACCTCCTGTATTTCGGGAGAAATTCGGACCCAAAATTAATAGGAAAATGAAGGAAATTGTGGCGGGGATGTCAGAAAAACCCGATTCAACGGATTTGATAAAAATCCATGAGATAGCTCGTGCGGGGAAGTTAGGGGAAGCCGCCATCCTTTATGCGGCATATCTGGACAAAAATCCGGCCAGTCTGTCTGCTTATCAAGCAATGATTGATTGTTTGATGAGGTTAGGGGCTTTCAAGGAAGCTGCCTATGAACTTCAGAAGTTGATCCGTCTTACACCCAAAAATGGGATTTTGTACGGGAAATTAGGGTATTGTTATGGGCAAATGTCGAAATTTTCTTTGGCGAGGATGAATTACAGGAAGGCCCTTGAATTGAATTCATCGGATAGCGTCAGCTTTGCAAACTTGGGAATTCTTGAGATGAGGAGCGGACAATATCCATTGGCAATAGTGTATTTTCGTGAAGCGGTAAAACTCCAGCCGGACAATCCTGATTTCCTGTGTAATCTTGCCGCATGTGAAGTTGCTTTGGGGCGTACGGATGAAGCCAAGGCCATCTTACGCCAGTTGCTTGCTAAAAATCCCACGTATCAGCCTGCAAAAGAAATGATCAAATCTTTGAAAAAATAA